The genomic region TTTCTCTTATGTGTATGGAGGCCTTTTAGTTTTTGTACCTTCGTTAGTTGCAGGATGTCTTGGACCTGGTTGAGTCTGGCCATGGGGTTCATCGAAAGTGGGGGGGGCCTAACTCATTTTGGCTTTGTCCCCCCACTTGTGAATGTCTCCTTTTCTTCAGAAAGACAGTGAGATGAAATCTGGCCTAACGCTACATTCACATGTGGGACATGTCCTTATTTTGGTCGTTTTCATGGCCAGACGGCCCCTCAGTGGAACGTTTTTAACTGCCACTTAAACAGGAGTGCTCCCGTCTAATGGCAATTAAAATGGGTACACTTTAGTGGTGTAACTGGAAATGACCGGGCCCCAGAGTAAATTTTTGAACGACCCTCCCCTGCAACTTTTTTTCAACCCCCTCCTCcagtgcaacccccactcctgtggctagtcaagatcgctcttTCAGACCAGGcccctacagtgtcactgtaaaTAATGTAGTCgattaatactgttgaggggccccTGACAATAAAACCTTTTAGTCCTTCTCCTGGGTGGTCCCGTTCTGAggtcgggccccaaagcagctgcctcactatagctacacccctggtacaCTTggtctataataataataaccctcaccccatccacttgcacGCAGACAGACACTTGCTCCTCACTGGATGCAGCATGACCTGACGTTcccagcatgatgacatcaccacgccgggACCGCAGGTCCTTTCCTGCTGCATGCAGTGAAGAACAAGTGTGACACAAGCAGAATGGGGGCcgagtgggggggggagaggaggaagccacagaggaTGGCATTCAGAATACTGGAGGCATCTAAGGGGGCATTCATAATATTGGGGGCCACTAAGGATCATATGTATTTGAATTCATTTCTTGCAACGTTCATGTTGAAATCAAACTTCCATAGAAGTCTCGGcaattttcggcactcccatatgaatgaatggagggtggctgcacatacGTGGTCCCCTCTCCTTCACCTTGTGGGCTTTGTTCTagaaataggtgcaggtcccagagatgggacccgcagctatcagacattggtggcatgttcTAGTGATATACCCCCAATgtttgagatgacacaacccctttaataatactttggggcactaatgagggcattaataATAATAGGGCTActgatgggggcattattaatactagtggcactatgggggacattgtgtatacagagggcactgcaggggtgggaTTTAAAAAAGAAAGCCAATTGGATATATCTGTTTTGAATGGCTGataaaaaacagatgcaaaacggTCTGGCCATCCTTTTGTTCTACATGGGGTGGGTGTGGGGTATGTTCTATCTGGAAGGTGTGGTGGAATAAACTACTTTTGGGATGTGGGACCTATGGTAACAACTGTTGTAATGCTCTTGGATTGGTAGGCAGGCAGTGATTTGAGTGGCACCAAATGTAAAACTAGCAAGAAGTTGTGGTTAAAACCTTCCATGGTAATGGGCTAACTCATCAGTAGACCCAAGGGTGGTAAATAGGCCTAGATGCGGACCTAGAACCCAGTTGAACCCATTTCCATATTTTTCAAAACACTTAAGAACTATCCAAACTTAAACTCCACACATTTTTGAGCATTTTAACTTTATTATGTGCATACATTTTTAGCAACCTTTTATTGTGATAGTAGGTGATGAAACATGGATGTAGATATCAAAATCCTATCCCCTTGCACCCCAGTATCTTCTTTAGTGCCCGTTTTACCTCCCTGTTTCTCAAGGTGTAAATAATGGGGTTCAACATGGGAGTCATGATAGTGTAGAGCACAGCTACTACCTTTACATCTTTGCTCATGGCATAGGTAGAGGAGGGCCAGATGTAACTGAAGATCCCGCTGCCATAGTATAGGGCCACCACTGTGAAGTGAGAGGCACAGGTAGAGAAGGTCTTAATACGACCTTTTCTGGTGCTAATCTTCGTAACTGCAGCAATGATCCGGCCATAGGTGACCATGATGAAACTAAGTGGTCCCATCCCAGCAAGTGCCACCAtgattaaaaaaatggcttcaccaAGACGGGTGTCAGAGCAAGACAACTTGAACAGAGGAGTAACGTCACAGAAGAAATGGTCAACTTTATTTGGACCACAAAAGTCAAGACAGGAAATTGAAATGACTTGGACTACCGAGTTCACTAAACCACAAGCCCAACAACTGAGGACCATCCTGAACCTTACTTCCCGACTCATGATCAAGGTGTAGTTCAGCGGGAAGCAGATGGCCATATATCTATCATAAGCCATAATGGCAAGAAGGTAGCACTCCGCCACTACAAAGAATTGAAAAAATGATAATTGGATGAGACAGCTGGAGAAAGAAATGGTCTTCTGAGCGGTGACCAGAATGAACAGAAGCTTTGGGACCGTGATGGATGAGAAGATGATGTCAATAATGGAAAGGTTGGCTAAGAAGAAGTACATGGGAGTGTTTAGCCTCTGGTCGGAGGAGATGACACTTAGAATTACAAAATTACCAACAACTGTGATGAGGTAGATGCCAAGGAACATGAAGAAGAGCAGAAATTGAGGTTCTTCACTGTCACATAGACCCACGACCAGAAATATGGACACAGAGGACAGGTTTTCTGCTTTCGCCATGGGAATTCTGGAAGTGCGAACAAAATGTACAAAAATAACTCATAAAAGTAGAAGACAAAGAAATTCAATAAGCATTCCCAATAAACCTCTTACGGTTCTTGAGATGTTCtcctcaaataaaaataaaaaaatcaccaaacTTTCCAAAGACAACTGCCCATGTATGAGGGATGGTGGCATATGATGTATCTGAATAGACTTGCCATTGAGGAGTTCCTTCTGAAAAGCTGTAATGGTGGCCAAGTTGGTTATGTAAAATTTGTTGAAAATGTTTAAATCTTGACTGAAAAGGACATTTTGGGAAatctaagtaatgtcatagccagacccttatttctgatatttaaggactctatactgacagggagtgttccacagaattggcgcatagcaaatgtgatgccaatatttaaaaatggttcaaaaacagagcccggaaactataggccggtaagtttaacatctgttgtgggtaaactgttagatgttatcttggagtacctaaaaaaaaataagcaaataacgccatatcagcatggcttcatgagggatcgatcatgtcagactaattgaatcagtttctatgaggaggtaagttctagacttgacagcggcgaatcaatggatgtcgtgtatctggacttctccgaaGCAcctgacactgt from Bufo gargarizans isolate SCDJY-AF-19 chromosome 9, ASM1485885v1, whole genome shotgun sequence harbors:
- the LOC122919868 gene encoding olfactory receptor 5A2-like; protein product: MAKAENLSSVSIFLVVGLCDSEEPQFLLFFMFLGIYLITVVGNFVILSVISSDQRLNTPMYFFLANLSIIDIIFSSITVPKLLFILVTAQKTISFSSCLIQLSFFQFFVVAECYLLAIMAYDRYMAICFPLNYTLIMSREVRFRMVLSCWACGLVNSVVQVISISCLDFCGPNKVDHFFCDVTPLFKLSCSDTRLGEAIFLIMVALAGMGPLSFIMVTYGRIIAAVTKISTRKGRIKTFSTCASHFTVVALYYGSGIFSYIWPSSTYAMSKDVKVVAVLYTIMTPMLNPIIYTLRNREVKRALKKILGCKGIGF